The following coding sequences are from one Gossypium hirsutum isolate 1008001.06 chromosome A12, Gossypium_hirsutum_v2.1, whole genome shotgun sequence window:
- the LOC107923516 gene encoding integrin-linked protein kinase 1 encodes MEDFGPSHSSSTKLVGQKVDSGGLYRLLQCASKGDTTGVIQELDKGVEPNGADYDRRTALHLASCEGWIEVVDLLLEKGADVNSLDRWGRTPLSDAHSFRHHEVCKILEARGGIDPVGMDSQVPCFEIDHSEVDMDEATRIGEGAYGEVFLVNWRGTEVAAKTIRSTIASNPKAKNTFLKELALWQQLRHPNIVQFLGVLKHSDRLIFLTEYLRNGSLYDILKKKGRLDTKTAISYALDIARGMNYLHQHKPHAIIHRDLTPRNVLQDEAGRLKVTDFGLSKIAQEKDSYGYKMTGGTGSYRYMAPEVYRRESYGKSVDVFSFALILHEMFQGGPSNRAETAEQIADKRAYEDSRPPLSSFLYPEPIKMLLKECWHKNPDCRPTFEEIILQLEVIEQDFQNEKAMKACCSCVVL; translated from the exons ATGGAAGATTTCGGGCCGTCTCATTCTTCTTCAACG AAGCTGGTGGGGCAGAAAGTTGATTCAGGGGGTCTTTATAGACTACTTCAATGTGCAAGTAAAGGGGATACAACTGGCGTAATACAAGAATTAGATAAAGGTGTGGAGCCTAATGGAGCTGATTATGATAGGAGAACTGCTCTTCATTTAGCTTCTTGTGAAGGTTGGATTGAAGTTGTTGATTTGCTTCTTGAGAAAGGTGCTGATGTGAATTCTTTAGATCGTTGGGGCCGAACT cCATTGTCTGACGCACATAGCTTTCGACACCACGAGGTTTGCAAGATACTTGAAGCTCGAGGGGGAATCGATCCG GTAGGAATGGACTCTCAAGTTCCGTGCTTCGAAATCGATCACAGTGAGGTTGACATGGATGAAGCAACCCGTATCGGAGAG GGTGCATATGGTGAAGTTTTTTTGGTAAACTGGCGTGGCACCGAAGTTGCAGCCAAGACAATTCGTTCCACGATCGCATCGAATCCTAAAGCAAA AAATACCTTTCTCAAGGAATTGGCTTTATGGCAACAGTTGCGCCACCCTAATATAGTGCAGTTCCTCGGTGTTCTAAAGCATTCCGATCGTTTGATCTTCCTCACCGAGTATCTTCGGAAT GGAAGTTTGTatgatatattgaaaaagaagGGAAGACTCGACACGAAAACAGCCATCTCTTATGCTCTAGATATTGCAAG AGGCATGAACTATCTTCACCAGCATAAGCCACATGCTATTATACACCGGGATTTAACACCAAG AAACGTATTACAAGACGAGGCCGGTCGCCTTAAGGTCACTGATTTCGGTTTAAGCAAAATTGCACAAGAAAAGGATTCCTATGGTTACAAAATGACTGGTGGAACTGGTTCAT ATCGTTATATGGCACCCGAAGTTTACCGTCGAGAATCCTACGGAAAGAGCGTTGATGTCTTCTCCTTTGCTTTAATACTGCACGAG ATGTTCCAAGGTGGACCGTCGAATAGGGCAGAAACAGCCGAGCAAATCGCAGACAAAAGGGCATATGAAGATTCGAGGCCACCGCTCTCTTCATTTTTATACCCCGAACCAATCAAAAT GCTTCTTAAAGAATGTTGGCATAAGAACCCGGATTGTCGACCAACATTCGAAGAGATAATATTACAGCTTGAGGTAATCGAACAGGATTTTCAAAATGAGAAAGCAATGAAAGCCTGTTGTAGCTGTGTTGTCCTATGA
- the LOC121210898 gene encoding serine/threonine-protein kinase BSK3 produces the protein MGCQGSKLMPCCWDSQFKAAVLEAPDIENEENNDVDNVPAFREFTLEQLKNATSGFAVENIVSEHGEKAPNVVYRGKLENHRRIAVKRFNRMAWPDSRQFLEEARSVGQLRNNRLANLLGCCCEGDERLLVAEYMPNETLAKHLFHWETQPMKWAMRLRVVLYLAQALEYCTNKGRALYHDLNAYRVLFDEDGNPRLSTFGLMKNSRDGKSYSTNLAFTPPEYLRTGRVTPESVIYSFGTLLLDLLSGKHIPPSHALDLIRDRNLQMLTDSCLEGQFSDNDGTELVRLASRCLQYEPRERPNPKSLVAALTPLQKETEVPSHVLMGIPHSASFTPLSPVGQACSRGDLTAIHEILENLGYKDDEGVVNELSFQMWTDQMQETLNSKKKGDAAFRQKDFKEAIECYTQFIDVGTMVSPTIFARRSLCYLINDMPQEALNDAMQAQVISPVWHIASYLQATALAALGMENESQTALKEGATLESKRSSVTGKK, from the exons ATGGGGTGTCAAGGCTCTAAGTTAATGCCATGTTGCTGGGATTCACAGTTCAAAGCAGCAGTGTTAGAAGCCCCTGATATTG AGAATGAGGAGAATAATGATGTTGATAATGTGCCTGCGTTTCGAGAATTCACATTGGAgcaactcaagaatgcaacatctggATTTGCAGTTGAGAATATTGTTTCTGAGCATGGAGAGAAAGCTCCCAATGTTGTTTATAGAGGGAAGTTAGAGAATCACAGGAGAATCGCCGTTAAACGTTTCAATCGAATGGCTTGGCCTGATTCACGacaatttttg GAGGAAGCAAGATCAGTTGGTCAGCTACGCAACAATAGATTGGCAAATTTACTTGGATGTTGTTGTGAAGGTGATGAAAGGTTGCTTGTGGCAGAGTACATGCCCAACGAGACACTCGCGAAACATCTTTTTCATT GGGAAACACAACCAATGAAATGGGCTATGCGATTAAGGGTTGTACTCTATCTCGCACAAGCTTTAGAATACTGCACAAACAAAGGGCGTGCATTATACCACGATCTCAATGCTTACAGGGTTTTATTTGATGAG GATGGAAATCCGAGACTTTCAACCTTTGGCTTGATGAAAAACAGTAGAGATGGAAAAAGTTACAGTACAAATTTGGCATTTACTCCTCCTGAATATTTGAGAACTG GAAGAGTAACACCGGAAAGTGTAATATACAGCTTTGGCACTCTTCTGCTTGATCTTCTCAGTGGAAAACATATCCCCCCTAGCCAT GCACTTGACTTAATACGAGACAGAAACCTTCAGATGTTGACTGATTCCTGCTTGGAAGGGCAGTTTTCTGATAATGATGGAACTGAGCTAGTTCGCTTGGCTTCTAGATGTTTGCAATATGAACCTCGAGAGCGACCAAATCCTAAATCTTTAGTTGCTGCTTTGACACCCCTTCAGAAGGAAACTGAG GTTCCTTCACATGTATTAATGGGTATCCCACACAGTGCTTCCTTCACTCCTCTATCCCCAGTTGGGCAAGCTTGCTCAAGAGGGGACTTGACTGCTATACATGAGATATTAGAGAATCTTGGCTACAAAGATGACGAAGGAGTGGTAAATGAG CTCTCCTTCCAAATGTGGACTGACCAAATGCAGGAAACTTTGAATTCAAAGAAAAAGGGTGATGCTGCTTTCAGGCAGAAAGATTTTAAAGAAGCAATCGAGTGTTACACGCAG TTCATCGATGTTGGCACAATGGTTTCTCCAACTATTTTCGCACGGCGTAGCTTGTGTTATCTCATTAACGACATGCCTCAAGAAGCACTAAACGATGCAATGCAAGCCCAAGTGATTTCCCCAGTCTGGCACATTGCTTCCTATCTTCAAGCAACCGCACTCGCTGCCCTTGGGATGGAGAACGAGTCTCAAACGGCACTTAAGGAAGGCGCGACTCTTGAATCCAAGAGAAGTTCAGTGACGGGGAAAAAGTAA
- the LOC107923490 gene encoding AT-hook motif nuclear-localized protein 9, whose translation MDRRDAMALTGSASYYIQQRGITGSGVHGSQDIHMLSSPNVQYQSSMSATTMGPVESSTPHSVNVGTPSAVPSSETMKRKRGRPRKYGPDGTVSLALTPPSVTNPGTLTPPSQKRGRGRPPGTGKKQQLASLGVWLSGSAGMGFTPHVITVAIGEDIATKLMSFSQQGPRAVCILSANGAVSTVTLHQPSSLGGTITYEGRFEILCLSGSYLLTSDNGSRNRTGGLSVSLASPDGRVIGGGVGGMLIAASPVQVIIGSFLWGGSKMKIKKGGDQDGLKGSDNQNVDDVVPPPGVSPSQNLTPTSSAGIWPGSRSMDMRNSHVDIDLMRG comes from the exons ATGGATAGAAGggatgcaatggcattaacaggGTCTGCATCTTATTATATTCAACAAAGAGGCATAACTGGGTCAGGGGTACATGGATCACAAGACATTCATATGTTATCTAGTCCAAATGTACAATACCAATCAAGTATGAGTGCTACTACTATGGGACCTGTGGAGAGTAGTACCCCTCATAGTGTCAATGTAGGCACACCTTCAGCTGTTCCATCTAGTGAGACCATGAAACGGAAAAGAGGAAGGCCTCGAAAGTACGGTCCCGATGGGACCGTTTCATTGGCATTGACTCCTCCATCGGTTACTAATCCAGGGACATTAACACCACCGAGTCAAAAACGAGGTAGAGGGCGACCACCGGGTACTGGAAAGAAGCAACAACTTGCTTCCCTTG GTGTATGGCTGTCCGGTTCAGCCGGGATGGGTTTCACTCCGCACGTCATCACCGTTGCCATAGGAGAA GATATTGCGACAAAATTAATGTCATTTTCACAGCAAGGGCCAAGAGCCGTATGCATTTTATCAGCCAACGGGGCGGTCTCGACGGTAACACTTCATCAGCCTTCATCCTTGGGTGGAACCATTACGTACGAG GGGCGGTTCGAGATACTATGTCTGTCAGGCTCGTACCTTCTAACCAGTGATAATGGCTCACGCAATCGAACTGGTGGTCTTAGTGTTTCCCTTGCTAGTCCCGATGGTCGTGTCATTGGTGGAGGTGTTGGGGGGATGCTTATCGCCGCTAGCCCAGTTCAG GTGATCATAGGAAGTTTTCTGTGGGGTGGTTCAAAGATGAAGATCAAGAAAGGCGGAGACCAAGACGGTCTAAAGGGCTCTGATAATCAGAATGTTGACGATGTAGTACCCCCACCGGGTGTTTCACCAAGTCAAAATCTGACTCCGACTTCATCGGCAGGTATATGGCCTGGTTCACGATCGATGGATATGCGTAATTCACATGTCGACATTGATCTAATGCGCGGGTAA
- the LOC107923534 gene encoding LOW QUALITY PROTEIN: F-box/kelch-repeat protein SKIP4 (The sequence of the model RefSeq protein was modified relative to this genomic sequence to represent the inferred CDS: substituted 1 base at 1 genomic stop codon), with product MQEVSIEIENPEGGSEGISRMRQPQEPLIRGLPDDIALLCXARVPREYHTVLKFVSRRWRDLVHGEGLHAHRKKHNLYETWIYALCRDKFEQVCCYVLDPNSSRRSWKQMRELPSRSLLRKGVGFEVLGKRLYLMGGCRWSEDATDETYCYDASKNSWTEANPLSTARCYFACEVLGQKIYAIGGLGLNSSVPHSWDTYDPCTNNWTSHSDGNIVPEIEDSFVLGEKIYIRCGRSAVTSQVYAVVYEPSSGTWQHADADMVSGWQGPAVVVDETLYVLDESSGTRLMMWEKDLREWVAIGRLSPLLTRPPCKLVAVGKSIYVIGKGRRTVVVDVSNAGNGGGMMVSSSIPKLTSNDEIINCKCLSI from the exons ATGCAAGAGGTTTCTATTGAAATAGAGAATCCGGAAGGTGGATCAGAAGGTATCAGTCGAATGAGACAACCGCAAGAGCCACTGATACGTGGACTTCCCGATGATATCGCGCTTTTATGCTAGGCTAGAGTCCCTCGAGAATATCATACTGTCCTGAAGTTTGTTTCTAGGAGATGGAGGGATTTGGTGCATGGAGAAGGGTTGCATGCTCATCGTAAAAAGCATAATTTATATGAAACTTGGATTTATGCTTTATGTCGAGACAAGTTTGAGCAGGTTTGCTGTTATGTATTGGATCCCAATTCTTCGAGAAGATCTTGGAAGCAAATGCGGGAGCTTCCGTCTCGCAGCTTGCTGAGAAAAGGTGTAGGTTTTGAAGTGTTGGGGAAGAGACTTTACTTGATGGGTGGCTGCCGATGGTCTGAAGATGCTACTGATGAGACCTACTGTTACGATGCTTCGAAAAACTCTTGGACTGAAGCTAATCCCTTATCAACTGCAAG ATGCTACTTTGCGTGTGAAGTCCTCGGCCAGAAAATATATGCAATTGGTGGATTGGGTTTAAACTCAAGTGTTCCACATTCTTGGGACACGTATGATCCTTGCACAAACAATTGGACTTCTCACTCAGACGGAAACATTGTTCCCGAAATCGAAGATTCTTTCGTATTGGGTGAGAAAATCTATATCCGCTGTGGCCGATCTGCTGTAACCTCTCAAGTTTATGCAGTAGTTTATGAACCATCAAGTGGAACTTGGCAACATGCAGATGCTGACATGGTATCAGGCTGGCAAGGGCCTGCAGTTGTAGTAGATGAGACACTTTACGTGTTGGATGAGAGTTCTGGAACAAGGTTAATGATGTGGGAAAAAGATCTTCGGGAGTGGGTGGCTATAGGGAGGCTTTCACCCTTACTTACAAGACCGCCCTGTAAACTTGTTGCCGTCGGGAAAAGCATCTATGTGATAGGGAAGGGGCGTAGGACGGTAGTCGTCGATGTTAGCAATGCAGGAAATGGTGGAGGAATGATGGTGAGTTCTTCCATACCTAAACTGACTTCAAATGACGAGATAATTAATTGTAAATGTTTGTCCATCTGA